TTAAATTCACTTCTATTTTCACAGTTGTAATCACAGGTACAGTTTGCATTATTTAATTTGTAGTTATGTTGATGGTTATGATTGTAATTATAACTATGTTCATAATTTTGGCAATCTTCTGCACCTGATTGTGTACAATCACAATTTTCAATTTGTAAGGCATTTGTTTTCATTCTTTGACCGTTTGAATTATCAAAGCCAATTGCAAAAACTCCTGCAATACAAATTGACATGACCAATAAGGACGCTGTAATCTTTGTAAATTTACTCATTTATTGGCCCCCGGGACTTGCTCCCGAATAATACTTAGTTGAAACACTATATTATAAACTCTATTTTATAATTTATTTTTAAAATGCAATGAATTTTTAAAATAATGTTATAGATTGGTTAAAATACAACTAAATCGTTAAGTATATAATATATAAGTTAATAATTACTTTTAAAAATTAAAAATATAGACTCGTTTCAGTTATTTTGTAATTTAGAATAGTGGTTTCAAGATTTAAAATTACTCAAAACTCGTTTCAACATAACGTATAAAGTGTATTTCACCCTAAATATGCTGGGAGGTAAATAAAATGAAGAAAATAATTCTTGTAACCTTAATATGCATCATTGCATTTGTTAGTGGGGCAATGATATCTGCCAACATATTATGGAATGTATTTGGAGATAATTTGGATGAAAATTTCAAAGACATTTCACCCCCCTATAAAGTTGGTAGCGGAGAATTATATGTATCTACAATACCTGGAGATTCTTTAGATGTAGAAATAAAGTATGCGCTCATAAATATTTCCGAGGAATACCCCGATAGTGTGGTCTATGATGCACAAGGTAACATACACATCATGAACAAATCGGTTTATGAAAAATTAAATAAGATTTTGAACAAAGATGATAAAGAATTAAATTGGGTTTTAGTGCCAGATATTGGGTATACTCAAAATTCATCAGCACGTCATATTGTATATAGAATTTACACGTACGAAGATATAAGTAATTTAAATTTATCAAAACAACAAATGGAAAAAATATTTGAAATTTATCAGTTTGTTTCATTATCTGACGAAGAAATTAGTCAATTAAACTTATCACTTGAACAAAAAGAATATTTAAACAATACCGTTCAAAAAAATTTAAATCCTCAAACTCAAAATCATAATTCAAAAGGTTATGGAAATACAAAAATAGGTAATCAATATAACAACTAAACTATTATAAATCATACTAAGTGGTAATATGAACAAAAAAGATTTGGCATATGCGGTTATACTAGCAGGTTCGGTATTTTCCATATCAATACTGCTGTTTTCAAAAGGAATTACTTCCGTTTCAGTAGCCATTGGTAATGGAGACCCTGTAGCAATAGCCACGCCAAAAATGTATCCGCTTAATGAAGTAATATTGATGTTAGCGCTTTCAGCTATTGCCACAAATTGCTTTTCAAAACTTACCTGTATTGGTGACATTAAATACGAGTTAATAAAGAGTTTAGACAGTGGAAACCGTAAAAACAATGAAAATTTGGACGAATCACAAATTAATAATCGTACTGTTGAACAACTTCAAATTGGCAGTGGAAAAACCGTAAAAACAATGGAAAACGAAAATTTAAATTATTTTGAAGAAGAACCTTCTCATCTAGAATTTGAGGAAAATGTAGAATTTGGAAATTTAAATAACACCCCTTGGAACATTAAAGAAGAAATAGAACCACTAAAAGAAGTTGAAAAGGAAATTAAAAGTAAATTTGAAGATAAAATAGAAAAAATTGATAAAATTGATAAAATTGATAAACTTGAGAAAACCAGTACTGAGATTAAAAAAGAAGATTTAAAAAATCAAGAATTTAAAGTTGATGAGAAAAAATTAAAGAATTTAAAAGAAGATGAATTAAAAATATATAATTTATTGTACGATAGCGAAAATAAGGAATTATTACAAAACAAAATTGTTTTAGAAACAGGATTTTCAAAGGTAAAGGTTTCCAGAACGATTAGAAAATTAGAGTTATATGGGTTAATAGTTAGAAAACCCTACGGAAATACCAATCGAATATCGCTAAAAGGATACAATAAAAACGATATTTAAAAGTAAAAAATAATTATTTTACTTTAATTCATAAATTATACTATTTTTTAACCTAGAACGTGTCTTTTTTATACATGCGTTACCCAATACTGTAGTAGTCTTATTTTTACTTGTATCATTTGAACTTGTAATATCTAATAAAACTTCACCGTAATTTTTAGTAGTTGTGTTACAGTTTACAGGACATTGTGAATACATATCGACATTTTCAAATGAACAGGATAACTTACCACAAACATGTAATATAGGATTATAATCTGCTAATCCTTCCATGGTTGATTTATATTGCTCAATTATTCGTTTATTGGATATTCCACTATATTTTTTAAAAATTCTAGGACCTACAATATCTAATGTACCTACAGAATCAGAATAAGATATAATTTTAGCACCACTTTTTGCCCCTTCGACCATGTAATTTATAATACCTTCTTCAATATAATTTAATAACTTCTGGGCATTTTCAGGATTTTTTCTAAGTTCTTTGTAGAATATTTTGGGGTCCATTAATGCAGAAACTACCGTAAAAGGTCCGCAAATATTTAATATAACATACTCCCCAGAATTAACCAATTCCTGAGTTGCAGTTATTACATTATTTATTCTACCTTTTTTCATGCTCAAATCTATATCCAAAATAGTTTCAAAATCCGCCAATTCTTCATTTGAATTTATTAAATACCTATCAACCCTTGGACCGTATTTATTATCTCCCAATTTAATAATTGCACCAAATGCTTCAGCTTCTATTGTATTACAGAAAGGAAGTCTACAAAACATGTCTTTTTTAACTTCCTTCATAGCTTTTGATAAATTAATCATGTCTTGGAGGTTGTTGTGTGCTTCAGGGAATTTAAAATCACTAGCTATCGAATCAGGTATTGTTTCGAAATTATCACTAATACATTTAAAATCCGAATTTTCTTTACTGTTAGAATCCATAATTTCACCAACTTAAACAATAACGCCATTAATTGTTTAAATTCCAATGTTATTCCTATATATCTAAAATTAAGTGAAAATAAATAAAATAAAAATAAAATTTTGGGATTTAATTATGATTTAGTTGAATTAATAACATTTTTAACTGATTTGAAATAATTTGGGGTTGCTATAATCTTAATTAATTTTCAATCAATTGAATCATATTATTTTTTTCAACAAATATCATTAATTATAAACCCTTTTCTTTTGAGAAATACACTGAAACAGTTGCTATTGCCATTCCAATAGCTAAAGTTAACCATGCTGTTTGGTAACCTGCTATTGTAAAGCCACCTGCTGCTGTTATACCATAACTTGCAATTATAGCACCACAAACTTGTTGTAATACTGCACCACCCACGAATGGGAAGAAGTTTAAGATAGCTGTTGAAGTACCTGCAATTGATATAGGGAATAATGATTTCACCTGACCATATGATACAACGAAGAAACCGCCGAAGAAACCAAATAAGAAGTATAACACTTGGTAAATCAACGGATTATCTACGCCAGTCAAAGCCCATATTGCAAACCATAATGCAGTGTAGAGTACGGTACCAATTATTAAAGTCTTTTTTCTTGATTTTAAAACTTTATCTGCTAAGTAACCTGCAACTGGACATCCAAAGATAAGACCTAAACCTATAAACATTAAAAGTCCTGCATAGGTTAATTTATCCCAGCCCAATACATCTTGGAAGTATGGACCTGCCCATAAACCTTGGTAAGCCATTAAAGAGCCGTAGAAGAAGAAGAACCAAATACCTAATGCCCAGAATGATTTTTCTTTAACTACCATTTTCATAGCATCTTTAATGCCAATATTATTCTCAGCTTTAGGTGCTTCAGCCTTTTGAGATTCTACAGCGATTTTTGAAACCTCTTTACCACTTTCTAAAGCTTCAACTTCTGCTATTGTAGGGAATCCTTTGTCTGAAGGTCTATCCTTAATGAAAATATAGGATAAAACTGCCAATAATACTGAAAATCCACCTAATCCCAAGAATACGGTTTGCCAACCTAATGAAGTGTTTAACATAGCTAAAGGAGCCGCTGCTGATAAAGCACCAATGTTACCTACGGCTAACATTACACCACTTTGTGTTGCAAACTCGTTTTTTCTGAACCAGGTTGCAAGTACTTTCATAATTGGAATATATACTGCAGCTACACCGATACCAATTAATAATCTACCTAAGATTACCATATTGAAATCTGTTGCTATACCAGTTAATAAAGCACCAACAGCAGCTACTAAGGTGAATACTGAAACAACTTTTTTAGGTCCGTACTTATCTGCTAAAACACCAGAAGGTATCTGCATTAAAGCATAAGCATAGAAGTATACAGAACCCAATAAAGCTATTTGTCCAGCGCCTACGCCGAAAGTGCTCATTAAATCTCCAGCCATAACTGCGAGAGATGTTCTATGGAAGTAAACAAAGAAATAAACTATTGCAAGAACTGCAAACATTACCCATCTGTATTTCATCATTTTAGATATATTTTCTTTCGATAACATAATAGTACCTCAAAATTGAATTAAGCCATTATTAATCAATTTTCGGTTCAATAAGTGTTATCACCAAGTCTCTCGTAATTCTATTATATCTAACTAATATATATAATATGGGCATTAGATTTATTAATAACTAAAAATTAATTAAATTAAAAAATAAACTAAAATAAACTAAAATAATTAAAAAATAAAAATGATATATATTAAAATTTAAATAAATCTAGGATTTCTTTTTCTTTTAAATCTTTACCAATTATGCAAATTTCGGATGATTTTTTAGTATTTAAATTTTCAAGTTCGTAGTTATTTCCAACGTAGTTAAATTCTGCATAACGTCTAACTTCAGGATTTTTATCATCCATATAATTAATATATCCCTTTCCTCGCATAATTAATCCATAATTATTAGATTTTAAAGATTCTACAGCATTTTTAAAAGCTTCAACATTTAAAGGATTGTTAAAATTGACTAAAACACTTGAAACGCCTTGCATAGCTTTGTGAACATCTCCAATGTAAAGTTCTTTTGAAATTGTTTCTTTATTATCATCAATGATTTTTAAAAATTTATCAGAATCTATACTATCCCAATTTTCAGAAATAAGTATTGCATTATCATTTAGTTCTTTTAAGGAATTTACAATATTATCTAATTCATTTTGGGTTATATATTGAGATTTACTGATAATTAACTTGTCTGCATTCCTTATTTGGTCATTAAAAAAATCACCGAACAATTCAACTTGGTCTAAGTAATTTTCACCATCAACCACAGTAATTACAGAATTTAACTTACAATTGTCCTGAATCTCCTTGTTATTCTCATCAAGTACGATACCAAGTATTTGACTTAAAAGAGCCATTCCAGTAGGCTCCACAATAATTCTAGTAGGTTTCATATATTCTACGATATCTTTAAGAGATTTTAAAAAGTTTAATTTTAAAGTACAACAAATACATCCTTTTTCAAGTTCTACAACGTCTAAACCTTTATCTCTTAATATATCCCCATCGATACCAATATCCCCAAATTCATTTTCAATGATTACAATTCGTTCATTTTCTGTAGCTTTAATTAATTTTTGAATGAATGTAGTTTTTCCACAACCTAAATACCCTGATATTACGTCTATTTTTATTTTGTTCATAATTTACCC
The window above is part of the Methanococcus voltae PS genome. Proteins encoded here:
- a CDS encoding helix-turn-helix transcriptional regulator, with product MNKKDLAYAVILAGSVFSISILLFSKGITSVSVAIGNGDPVAIATPKMYPLNEVILMLALSAIATNCFSKLTCIGDIKYELIKSLDSGNRKNNENLDESQINNRTVEQLQIGSGKTVKTMENENLNYFEEEPSHLEFEENVEFGNLNNTPWNIKEEIEPLKEVEKEIKSKFEDKIEKIDKIDKIDKLEKTSTEIKKEDLKNQEFKVDEKKLKNLKEDELKIYNLLYDSENKELLQNKIVLETGFSKVKVSRTIRKLELYGLIVRKPYGNTNRISLKGYNKNDI
- a CDS encoding uroporphyrinogen decarboxylase family protein; its protein translation is MDSNSKENSDFKCISDNFETIPDSIASDFKFPEAHNNLQDMINLSKAMKEVKKDMFCRLPFCNTIEAEAFGAIIKLGDNKYGPRVDRYLINSNEELADFETILDIDLSMKKGRINNVITATQELVNSGEYVILNICGPFTVVSALMDPKIFYKELRKNPENAQKLLNYIEEGIINYMVEGAKSGAKIISYSDSVGTLDIVGPRIFKKYSGISNKRIIEQYKSTMEGLADYNPILHVCGKLSCSFENVDMYSQCPVNCNTTTKNYGEVLLDITSSNDTSKNKTTTVLGNACIKKTRSRLKNSIIYELK
- a CDS encoding MFS transporter; amino-acid sequence: MLSKENISKMMKYRWVMFAVLAIVYFFVYFHRTSLAVMAGDLMSTFGVGAGQIALLGSVYFYAYALMQIPSGVLADKYGPKKVVSVFTLVAAVGALLTGIATDFNMVILGRLLIGIGVAAVYIPIMKVLATWFRKNEFATQSGVMLAVGNIGALSAAAPLAMLNTSLGWQTVFLGLGGFSVLLAVLSYIFIKDRPSDKGFPTIAEVEALESGKEVSKIAVESQKAEAPKAENNIGIKDAMKMVVKEKSFWALGIWFFFFYGSLMAYQGLWAGPYFQDVLGWDKLTYAGLLMFIGLGLIFGCPVAGYLADKVLKSRKKTLIIGTVLYTALWFAIWALTGVDNPLIYQVLYFLFGFFGGFFVVSYGQVKSLFPISIAGTSTAILNFFPFVGGAVLQQVCGAIIASYGITAAGGFTIAGYQTAWLTLAIGMAIATVSVYFSKEKGL
- a CDS encoding CobW family GTP-binding protein; translation: MNKIKIDVISGYLGCGKTTFIQKLIKATENERIVIIENEFGDIGIDGDILRDKGLDVVELEKGCICCTLKLNFLKSLKDIVEYMKPTRIIVEPTGMALLSQILGIVLDENNKEIQDNCKLNSVITVVDGENYLDQVELFGDFFNDQIRNADKLIISKSQYITQNELDNIVNSLKELNDNAILISENWDSIDSDKFLKIIDDNKETISKELYIGDVHKAMQGVSSVLVNFNNPLNVEAFKNAVESLKSNNYGLIMRGKGYINYMDDKNPEVRRYAEFNYVGNNYELENLNTKKSSEICIIGKDLKEKEILDLFKF